One part of the uncultured Bacteroides sp. genome encodes these proteins:
- a CDS encoding septum formation initiator family protein — protein sequence MSKLHTIWEFIRRHKYLITVLIFVTIIGFLDENSMVRRISNIRKINKLHESIKEYQADYNENTKRLNELTTNPRSIEKVAREKYLMKKPNEDIYIIQDEQDTNIEEPQK from the coding sequence ATGAGTAAACTTCATACAATTTGGGAATTTATCAGAAGACATAAGTACTTGATTACAGTGCTTATTTTTGTTACTATTATTGGCTTTCTCGATGAGAACAGTATGGTGCGTCGTATCTCTAATATTCGTAAAATAAACAAACTTCACGAAAGCATAAAGGAATATCAGGCGGATTATAATGAAAATACAAAAAGATTGAATGAGTTGACTACTAATCCGCGTTCTATTGAAAAAGTTGCGCGTGAAAAATATCTGATGAAGAAGCCTAATGAAGATATTTACATTATTCAGGATGAACAAGATACAAATATAGAAGAACCTCAAAAATGA
- a CDS encoding metallophosphoesterase, whose amino-acid sequence MRKKKIIILTLLFFVFTFFSCDLFEYQPYDGRIRGEIGINKKNIKRIEENTEGKDTIRFVMMGDSQRWYDETEEFVKSLNRRNDIDFVIHGGDMSDFGATKEFMWMRDIMNSLKVPYVAILGNHDCLGNGEDIYEEIFGEENFSFMAGNTKFVCLNTNALEYDYSHPVPDFTFINNELKNKSPNQEKTVIAMHVRPLGVQFNNNSAQLFEYYVKQFPGIQFCLNAHNHNIEVNDLFNDGIIYYGSNCMKDRSYLLFTITPKGYTYEVVRY is encoded by the coding sequence ATGCGAAAAAAGAAAATTATTATTCTGACTCTATTATTCTTTGTATTTACATTTTTTTCCTGTGATTTATTTGAATATCAACCCTACGACGGACGCATAAGAGGAGAAATTGGCATTAACAAAAAAAACATAAAACGCATAGAAGAAAACACCGAAGGAAAAGACACAATACGTTTTGTTATGATGGGCGATTCTCAACGTTGGTATGACGAAACCGAAGAATTTGTAAAGAGTCTCAATAGGCGAAACGATATTGATTTCGTTATTCACGGCGGTGACATGAGTGACTTTGGCGCTACAAAAGAATTTATGTGGATGCGTGATATAATGAATTCACTTAAAGTTCCTTATGTAGCCATTCTTGGTAACCACGACTGTCTGGGAAATGGTGAAGATATATATGAGGAAATATTCGGTGAAGAGAATTTCTCTTTTATGGCCGGGAATACAAAATTTGTATGCCTAAATACAAATGCACTCGAATATGATTATTCTCATCCGGTTCCCGATTTCACCTTTATAAATAATGAACTTAAGAATAAAAGTCCCAATCAGGAAAAAACTGTTATTGCAATGCATGTACGACCACTTGGTGTACAATTCAACAATAATTCTGCCCAGCTTTTCGAATATTATGTCAAACAATTCCCTGGTATACAATTCTGTCTTAATGCTCATAATCATAATATTGAAGTGAACGATCTTTTTAATGATGGAATAATATACTATGGAAGTAACTGCATGAAAGACCGAAGTTACCTGCTGTTTACAATAACTCCTAAAGGATATACTTATGAAGTGGTACGATATTAA
- the queF gene encoding preQ(1) synthase, whose product MTDLKDQLSLLGGKTEYKNEYAPEVLEAFDNKHPENDYWVQFNCPEFTSLCPITGQPDFAEIRISYLPDVKMVESKSLKLYMFSFRNHGAFHEDCVNIIMKDLIRLMDPKYIEVTGIFTPRGGISIYPYCNYGRSGTKYEEMASYRLMNRK is encoded by the coding sequence ATGACAGATTTAAAAGATCAGCTATCTTTATTAGGAGGAAAAACTGAATATAAAAATGAATATGCTCCGGAAGTGCTGGAAGCTTTTGATAATAAGCATCCAGAAAATGATTACTGGGTACAGTTCAATTGTCCCGAATTTACTAGTCTTTGTCCGATTACCGGGCAACCTGATTTTGCTGAAATTCGGATTTCTTATCTTCCTGATGTGAAAATGGTTGAGAGTAAAAGTCTGAAGTTATACATGTTTAGCTTTCGTAATCATGGTGCTTTTCACGAAGATTGCGTTAATATAATAATGAAGGATTTAATTCGCTTGATGGATCCTAAGTATATAGAAGTAACAGGAATATTCACTCCCCGAGGTGGTATTTCCATTTACCCATATTGTAATTACGGTCGTTCGGGGACGAAATATGAAGAAATGGCGAGTTATCGCCTGATGAACAGGAAATAA
- a CDS encoding DNA polymerase III subunit gamma/tau, translating to MENYIVSARKYRPSTFESVVGQKSLTTTLKNAIAAQKLAHAYLFCGPRGVGKTTCARIFAKTINCLTPTADGEACNECESCKAFNEQRSYNIHELDAASNNSVDDIRLLIEQVRIPPQIGKYKVYIIDEVHMLSTAAFNAFLKTLEEPPKHAIFILATTEKHKLLPTILSRCQIYDFNRISVQDTVNHLAHVAQQEGINAEPEALNVIAQKADGGMRDALSIFDQVVSFTAGNVQYKSVIENLNVLDYEYYFKLTDKFIENNVSDSLLIFNDILNKGFEGSHFITGLASHFRDLLVSRDESTLQLLEVGASIRNRYKEQAAKCKPQFLYKAMKLANDCDLNYRVSKNKRFLVELTIIQIAQLTAEPDDVSHGRSPKQAIKPIFNQQNNAAVQQQVAAPVSQKQQTAPTSASNNTNVAPATVVSSAHISPETNIKVKEEKKVPVMKAGSLGISIKNPYKNEQEQQTKVTESGPSLKRHEEDFAFNERDLNHYWIEFAQSLPIEQRGIMMRMKNSPAKLISDTSIEMVVDNEIVARDMTTMIPAIQNYLRTQLRNSKITMKVRVSEEQEVVRAYSRVERFQMMAQKNPELIKLKEAFGLELY from the coding sequence ATGGAAAATTATATAGTATCGGCTCGAAAATATCGCCCTTCCACTTTTGAATCGGTAGTAGGCCAAAAGTCATTAACTACAACATTAAAGAATGCAATTGCTGCTCAAAAGTTAGCACATGCGTATTTATTTTGTGGTCCACGCGGTGTAGGAAAAACTACTTGTGCCCGTATATTTGCTAAAACAATTAATTGCTTGACTCCTACAGCCGATGGTGAAGCGTGTAATGAATGTGAATCATGTAAAGCGTTTAATGAACAACGTTCGTATAATATTCATGAACTGGATGCAGCTTCGAACAATAGCGTAGACGATATCCGGCTTTTGATAGAGCAGGTTCGCATCCCGCCACAGATTGGTAAATATAAAGTATATATTATTGATGAGGTTCACATGCTTTCTACAGCAGCATTCAATGCATTTCTTAAAACATTGGAAGAACCGCCCAAACATGCTATTTTTATTCTTGCAACAACCGAGAAGCATAAACTTCTGCCTACAATTCTGTCTCGCTGTCAGATTTATGATTTTAACAGAATCAGTGTACAAGATACAGTAAACCACCTTGCACATGTAGCTCAACAAGAAGGAATTAATGCTGAACCTGAGGCTTTAAATGTTATCGCTCAGAAAGCTGATGGCGGTATGCGTGATGCTTTATCCATTTTCGACCAGGTAGTAAGTTTTACTGCCGGGAATGTACAGTATAAAAGTGTAATCGAGAATCTGAACGTTCTTGATTATGAATATTATTTCAAATTAACTGATAAGTTTATTGAAAATAATGTGAGTGATTCGCTTCTTATCTTCAATGACATTTTGAATAAAGGTTTCGAAGGCAGTCACTTTATAACTGGATTAGCTTCACATTTTCGTGACCTGTTAGTTAGTAGAGATGAATCAACCCTGCAACTTCTGGAAGTTGGCGCCAGCATTCGTAATAGATATAAAGAACAAGCAGCCAAATGCAAACCTCAGTTTCTTTACAAAGCAATGAAGCTTGCCAATGATTGTGATCTGAATTATCGTGTAAGCAAAAACAAACGTTTTTTAGTGGAACTAACTATAATTCAGATAGCACAACTTACTGCAGAACCAGATGATGTGAGCCATGGGCGTAGCCCTAAACAAGCTATAAAACCAATATTCAACCAGCAAAATAATGCTGCGGTACAGCAACAAGTAGCTGCACCTGTTTCTCAGAAACAACAAACAGCTCCAACCTCTGCATCAAATAATACTAATGTTGCACCGGCTACCGTTGTTTCATCGGCTCATATTAGCCCTGAAACAAACATAAAAGTTAAGGAGGAAAAAAAGGTTCCGGTAATGAAAGCCGGCAGTTTAGGCATATCAATCAAGAATCCTTATAAGAATGAGCAAGAACAACAAACAAAGGTGACTGAATCTGGTCCATCTCTTAAAAGGCATGAAGAAGATTTTGCTTTTAACGAGAGAGATTTGAATCACTACTGGATTGAGTTTGCCCAGTCTCTTCCCATAGAGCAAAGAGGGATTATGATGCGTATGAAAAATTCTCCAGCTAAATTAATCTCTGATACATCTATTGAAATGGTTGTAGATAATGAGATTGTGGCAAGAGACATGACCACTATGATTCCAGCAATTCAGAATTATTTGAGAACTCAATTACGAAATAGCAAAATTACTATGAAAGTTCGTGTAAGCGAGGAACAAGAAGTGGTACGTGCGTATAGCAGGGTTGAACGCTTTCAAATGATGGCTCAAAAGAATCCTGAACTAATTAAGCTTAAAGAAGCTTTCGGATTAGAACTCTATTAA
- the lpxA gene encoding acyl-ACP--UDP-N-acetylglucosamine O-acyltransferase: MNTISPLAYVDPEAKIGEGVVIHPFAYIDKNVVIGDNCVIMPNASILNGTRMGNNNQVFQNTVLGATPQDFSYHGGDTILEIGNNNVFRENIVISRSSSKTGKSVIGDKNFIMDGVHICHDCNIADHCVIGIKCIIAGNCVIGSHVIFSSMVSMFQDTRVGAWSLIQGGCRLKKDVPPYIVTTTNPTSYYGVNVEVLKHHNLSEKIIQHIAQAYGLVFHSKVSIADALIRVVQEVPMSDEIENIISFIKNSNKGLI; this comes from the coding sequence ATGAATACAATCAGCCCATTGGCTTATGTTGATCCGGAAGCTAAAATTGGAGAAGGTGTAGTTATACATCCTTTTGCATACATTGATAAAAATGTGGTAATCGGAGATAATTGCGTCATTATGCCCAATGCAAGTATTTTAAACGGAACTCGCATGGGAAACAATAATCAGGTTTTCCAAAACACTGTTCTTGGTGCTACTCCACAAGATTTTTCATATCATGGTGGAGATACAATTCTTGAGATTGGAAATAATAATGTCTTTCGTGAAAATATAGTAATCAGCCGTTCTTCTAGTAAGACAGGAAAATCTGTTATTGGTGATAAAAATTTTATTATGGACGGTGTGCATATTTGCCATGATTGCAATATAGCAGACCATTGTGTAATAGGCATAAAATGTATTATTGCCGGAAACTGTGTTATCGGTTCTCATGTAATATTCAGTTCTATGGTTAGTATGTTTCAGGATACCCGTGTTGGTGCCTGGAGCCTGATACAAGGAGGATGTCGTTTAAAGAAAGATGTTCCTCCATATATTGTCACTACAACAAATCCTACCAGTTATTATGGAGTTAATGTTGAAGTGCTTAAACATCATAATCTTTCAGAAAAAATAATTCAGCACATTGCTCAGGCTTATGGATTAGTTTTCCATTCAAAAGTAAGTATTGCCGATGCATTAATAAGAGTTGTGCAAGAGGTTCCAATGAGTGATGAGATAGAAAATATCATAAGCTTTATCAAGAACTCGAATAAAGGACTTATTTAA
- the queC gene encoding 7-cyano-7-deazaguanine synthase QueC — MSNESAVVLFSGGQDSTTCLFWAKRHFKKVYALSFLYGQKHQKEVDIARNIAEKADVEFHLMDASFISKLGSNSLTDSSIEMDQEKPADSFPNTFVPGRNLFFLSIAAVFAREKGVRHLVTGVSQTDFSGYPDCRDSFVKSLNVTINLAMDEQFVIHTPLMWIDKTETWALADELGVFDLVRNETLTCYNGIPADGCGHCPACKLRNHGLQEYLKRKN; from the coding sequence ATGAGTAATGAGTCTGCTGTGGTATTGTTTAGCGGCGGACAGGATTCGACTACATGTCTCTTTTGGGCAAAAAGACATTTTAAAAAAGTATATGCTTTGAGTTTCCTTTATGGGCAGAAGCATCAGAAAGAGGTGGATATTGCACGTAATATTGCCGAAAAAGCTGATGTGGAATTTCATTTGATGGATGCTTCATTTATTAGTAAACTAGGAAGCAATTCCTTAACTGATAGCTCCATAGAAATGGATCAGGAGAAGCCTGCTGACTCTTTTCCTAATACATTTGTGCCGGGAAGAAATTTGTTCTTTTTGAGTATTGCTGCTGTTTTTGCCAGAGAGAAAGGAGTTCGCCATTTGGTTACCGGAGTTTCACAAACAGACTTTAGTGGTTACCCGGATTGCCGTGATTCATTTGTGAAATCATTGAATGTAACGATTAATCTGGCTATGGATGAACAGTTTGTTATTCATACACCATTAATGTGGATTGATAAAACAGAGACATGGGCTTTGGCAGATGAACTTGGAGTGTTTGATCTTGTTCGCAATGAAACATTGACTTGTTATAACGGTATTCCCGCTGATGGGTGTGGACATTGTCCGGCTTGCAAGCTAAGAAATCATGGATTGCAGGAGTATTTGAAAAGAAAAAACTAG
- a CDS encoding insulinase family protein — translation MKKIVLSAIFSSLLGGSAHAQLSESLNVKEFKLTNGLSVWLNEDHSQPKIFGAVVVKAGSKDCPNTGIAHYFEHMMFKGTDKIGTINYSEEKILLDSIAQKYDEVALTKDEAKRKQIQKEINELSIRSSKYVIPNEFDRLISKYGGSRLNAGTSYDCTIYHNEFSPQYINQWAELNSERLMNPVFRLFQSELETVYEEKNMYNDMMGYQAFEKVAERFFNPHPYAFPIVGSTENLKNPQLSEMRKFFEKYYVSGNMGLILSGDFKAEEVLPVLEKTFSRIRKGDAPKREIVSLPPFSGVEEFKIKVPIPIVKALVLGWRGVPANHEDEVALRIAMGILNNDNSTGYLDRLAVEGKIMESRAMNLSMNEAGVVGVLTVPKLLFQSYSGAKKLVMHEIDRVKKGDFSDEVFNSLKLEQKRNYIKNLENIDSRAQKMLSLFSEGKSWTDYLNEVKKIDDLTKDDIVKIANKYFTDNYLQVKKKTGNYPKNNLKKPGFAPIIPQNSESKSDFAKEMEQIKTLDAHPRFLDFNNDAKVIQVAPKVILYAASNPQNDIFTLNIEYGKGTLESKLLTPMATYLNLLGTDSSSFDQFRARLQNLGSTLSFAAEQNKFSVEISGFDKNFESTLELVADFLTHAKAEPKKMKQVVDEAKLRVKAIKRSPDELANALLDKVRYGDKSEYLNRLSVSEIKKLKGQDLISEFNSIQKVECNIHYCGNIATETVVDQINKNIGVEKVNVPSQTPVCREEKEYKEQTVYFIDDPKSSQSIIGGYIRGGVSNNSSERYQSALFNSYFGGSMSSVLFQQIREFRSLAYRVRATYKLPPYKYSDKNGQLVAMLSTQCDKTTDAMGILDSLIKQMPEIAERIEIARQDVVNKANNEYPSLRERSLKISSLIKEGYASDPNKDIITNVTNLDIKDVVNFYNKNVKDRTITYVVVGNSKKIDMAKLSSFGKIIKVKSKDVFK, via the coding sequence ATGAAAAAAATCGTGTTATCAGCAATCTTTAGTAGTTTGTTGGGCGGGTCTGCACATGCTCAACTATCGGAGTCTCTTAATGTAAAAGAGTTCAAATTAACTAATGGTCTTTCAGTATGGCTTAATGAAGACCATTCTCAGCCTAAAATTTTTGGCGCTGTTGTAGTTAAAGCAGGGTCAAAAGATTGTCCCAATACCGGTATTGCTCATTATTTTGAGCATATGATGTTTAAAGGGACCGATAAAATTGGAACTATAAATTATAGTGAAGAGAAGATCTTATTAGATTCTATTGCTCAAAAGTATGATGAGGTTGCACTGACTAAAGATGAAGCTAAACGCAAACAAATTCAGAAGGAAATAAATGAACTAAGTATTCGTTCTTCAAAATATGTTATTCCTAATGAGTTCGACCGCCTTATCTCAAAATATGGCGGAAGTCGTTTAAATGCAGGAACTTCTTACGACTGTACTATTTATCACAACGAATTTTCACCTCAGTATATAAATCAATGGGCTGAACTTAATAGCGAACGTCTGATGAATCCCGTCTTCCGTCTGTTTCAAAGTGAACTTGAAACAGTGTATGAGGAGAAGAATATGTATAATGACATGATGGGATATCAGGCTTTTGAAAAAGTTGCAGAACGTTTCTTTAATCCTCATCCATATGCTTTCCCTATTGTAGGTAGTACAGAAAATCTTAAAAATCCTCAGCTTTCCGAGATGAGAAAGTTTTTCGAGAAATACTATGTTTCCGGTAATATGGGACTTATATTAAGTGGTGATTTCAAAGCAGAAGAAGTTCTTCCTGTATTGGAAAAAACATTCTCAAGAATAAGAAAAGGAGATGCGCCGAAAAGAGAGATTGTGTCTTTGCCGCCTTTTTCAGGGGTGGAAGAATTTAAAATTAAAGTACCAATTCCAATAGTTAAGGCTTTGGTTCTGGGTTGGCGAGGTGTTCCTGCCAATCATGAAGATGAAGTAGCACTTCGCATTGCTATGGGAATCCTTAATAATGATAATAGTACCGGATATCTTGATAGACTGGCTGTGGAAGGCAAAATTATGGAATCCAGAGCTATGAATCTTAGTATGAATGAAGCCGGAGTAGTGGGAGTACTTACTGTTCCGAAATTACTGTTCCAGTCATATTCCGGAGCTAAGAAGCTTGTAATGCACGAAATAGACCGAGTGAAAAAAGGAGATTTCTCGGATGAAGTTTTCAATAGTCTCAAATTAGAGCAAAAAAGGAATTATATTAAAAACCTGGAAAACATAGACTCTCGTGCACAAAAAATGTTGTCTCTGTTTTCAGAAGGAAAAAGCTGGACCGATTATCTTAATGAAGTTAAGAAGATAGATGATCTTACAAAAGATGATATAGTGAAAATCGCAAATAAATATTTCACAGATAATTATCTTCAGGTAAAAAAGAAAACTGGTAACTATCCTAAGAATAATCTGAAAAAGCCTGGATTTGCACCTATAATTCCTCAGAATTCAGAATCTAAATCAGATTTTGCCAAGGAAATGGAGCAGATAAAGACATTAGATGCACATCCTCGTTTTCTCGATTTCAATAATGATGCTAAAGTAATTCAGGTAGCTCCTAAGGTTATTCTTTATGCTGCATCTAATCCACAGAATGATATATTTACTTTAAATATTGAATATGGAAAAGGAACTTTAGAGTCAAAGCTTTTGACTCCAATGGCTACTTACCTGAATCTTTTAGGAACAGATTCTTCTTCTTTTGATCAATTCAGGGCTAGATTACAAAATCTGGGTAGCACCTTATCTTTTGCTGCCGAACAGAATAAATTTAGTGTTGAAATATCCGGGTTCGATAAGAATTTTGAATCAACCTTAGAACTGGTTGCAGACTTCTTAACTCATGCGAAGGCGGAGCCCAAAAAGATGAAACAAGTGGTTGATGAGGCTAAATTGAGAGTGAAAGCCATTAAACGTTCTCCGGATGAGTTGGCTAATGCGCTGCTTGACAAAGTGCGTTACGGAGATAAATCCGAATACCTGAACCGCTTATCTGTTTCTGAAATAAAGAAACTTAAAGGACAGGATTTGATTTCTGAATTTAATAGCATTCAGAAGGTTGAATGTAATATACATTATTGCGGAAATATAGCAACCGAAACTGTTGTTGACCAAATAAATAAGAATATCGGAGTAGAAAAGGTTAATGTACCTTCGCAAACTCCGGTTTGTAGAGAAGAAAAGGAATATAAAGAACAAACAGTTTATTTTATTGATGATCCTAAATCATCTCAAAGTATTATAGGAGGTTACATCAGAGGAGGAGTAAGCAATAACTCTTCAGAACGCTATCAGTCGGCTTTGTTTAATAGTTATTTTGGCGGGAGCATGAGCTCTGTACTATTTCAGCAGATTCGTGAATTCCGCTCTTTAGCTTACAGAGTACGTGCAACATACAAGCTACCTCCTTATAAATACAGTGATAAGAATGGTCAGCTGGTGGCAATGCTTTCAACTCAGTGTGATAAAACGACGGATGCAATGGGAATTCTTGATTCATTGATTAAACAGATGCCTGAAATAGCAGAACGTATTGAGATTGCCCGACAGGATGTTGTAAACAAGGCTAATAATGAATATCCTTCTTTGCGCGAACGTTCCTTAAAGATTTCATCTTTAATAAAAGAGGGATATGCTTCCGACCCGAATAAAGACATTATTACGAACGTTACCAACCTCGATATTAAGGATGTGGTAAATTTCTATAATAAGAATGTAAAAGACCGTACTATAACATATGTGGTTGTAGGTAATTCTAAGAAAATTGATATGGCTAAGCTTTCATCCTTTGGAAAGATTATAAAAGTTAAGTCGAAAGATGTATTCAAATAG
- a CDS encoding TolC family protein produces MKKQIIGMICATAVLSSCNIYKTYERPKVDVSGMYRDTVSVKDTLASDTTNMGNLPWKEVFKDPKLQALIEKGLSSNLDLQTAMLKVEEVKSTLTAARLAFLPSLSLSPQGTISSFDNKAATKTYQLPVTASWELDIFGNILNAKREVKATLLQSEAYRQAVQTQVIANVANCYYTLLMLDRQLNITEETAKNWEENIKAMKIMKQAGLTNEAAVSQSEANYYTVKASIPDLKKQIRETENTLSLLLGQAPKQIERGTLAEQQMPEHLSAGIPVQMLSNRPDVKQAEMALAGSYYYTNQARSAFYPKITINGSAGWTNSAGGAIINPGKFIASAVGSLTQPIFDRGANVAKLKIAKAQQEEALLSFQKSILNAGSEVSNALYQFQSSNEKCVQRKLQIQSLESSVDKTMQLMKYQSSTYLEVLTAKQSLLSAQLSDVKDSFERIQAVINLYQALGGGR; encoded by the coding sequence ATGAAAAAACAAATAATAGGAATGATATGTGCAACTGCTGTCTTAAGCAGTTGCAATATCTACAAGACATACGAAAGGCCAAAAGTTGATGTTTCCGGGATGTATAGGGATACTGTTTCGGTAAAGGATACTTTAGCTTCTGATACAACCAACATGGGAAATCTTCCATGGAAAGAAGTATTCAAAGATCCAAAGCTTCAGGCTCTGATAGAGAAAGGTTTATCAAGTAATCTTGATTTACAGACAGCAATGCTTAAAGTTGAAGAAGTAAAATCAACATTGACTGCTGCCCGTCTGGCATTTCTTCCATCTCTTTCATTGTCGCCACAGGGAACAATCAGTAGCTTTGACAACAAAGCTGCAACAAAAACATATCAGTTGCCAGTTACTGCTAGTTGGGAACTAGATATATTTGGAAATATCCTGAATGCAAAACGTGAAGTTAAAGCTACACTATTGCAAAGTGAAGCATATCGACAGGCTGTGCAAACTCAAGTTATTGCCAATGTTGCTAACTGTTATTATACTCTGTTAATGCTCGACAGGCAGTTGAACATCACTGAGGAAACAGCAAAAAACTGGGAAGAGAATATCAAGGCCATGAAAATAATGAAACAAGCAGGCCTTACAAATGAAGCTGCTGTATCTCAAAGTGAAGCTAATTACTATACAGTAAAAGCAAGTATACCTGATCTTAAAAAGCAGATCCGGGAAACTGAAAATACATTATCACTGCTTCTTGGGCAAGCTCCTAAGCAAATTGAGCGTGGAACATTGGCTGAACAACAAATGCCTGAGCATTTATCTGCAGGTATTCCTGTACAAATGCTTTCTAACCGCCCGGATGTAAAACAGGCAGAGATGGCATTGGCTGGTAGTTACTATTACACAAACCAAGCACGCTCGGCATTCTATCCTAAAATCACAATAAATGGATCAGCAGGATGGACAAACAGTGCCGGAGGTGCAATTATCAATCCGGGGAAATTTATTGCTTCAGCTGTTGGTTCTTTAACTCAGCCAATCTTTGACCGGGGAGCTAATGTTGCTAAACTTAAAATTGCTAAGGCTCAGCAAGAAGAAGCACTACTTTCTTTCCAGAAAAGCATATTAAATGCTGGCTCTGAAGTTAGCAATGCTCTTTACCAGTTCCAGTCTTCCAATGAAAAGTGTGTTCAACGCAAACTGCAGATTCAATCATTGGAAAGTAGTGTTGATAAAACAATGCAATTAATGAAATACCAGTCATCTACATATCTGGAAGTTTTAACTGCTAAGCAATCATTATTGAGTGCTCAGTTATCTGATGTTAAAGATAGTTTTGAACGCATTCAGGCCGTTATCAATCTTTATCAGGCTCTGGGTGGTGGAAGATAA